AGTTACATAATTTCACCAACATGCTATAGATTTCCAGTGAGAATGCTGAATCCTGGAACTTTAATCAATTTCTCGGCCTCCATTCTCAACCTCAACGCTTCTGCATCTTTAAATCTTCCAACTGATGCATAAAGATTTGAGAGTAGCACAAGATGACCAGAATCTTTCTGAATCTGCTCATGAAACTTTCTCACAGCAAATTCTGCTAAATTTAAATCCCCATTACGCACACATCCGTTTAATATAGCCTTCCAAAAAGTCTTAGTCTTACCTTCTCCATCCAAGAACTTACTTGCATCGGATAAGTAACCTGCCCGAGCAAGCAAATCAGCTACACAGCCATAATGTTCTGCACTAATTCTGATTCTATTTTCTTCTAATATATGACTGAAAAGCAACAACCCTTCACTAACCAATCCTGAATGACTACAAGCACTCAAAATGCTCAAGTAAGTAGCACTGTCAGGTACTCCACTCTTTCTGAACTCATAGAACAAGGAAAGAGCAGTTTCTCCATGGCCATTGATACCATACCCGTTTATAATAGCATTCCATGACACAATATCACGAAGAGATGCCATTTGCACAAAAACATTGTTTGCAAGTTCAACATCCCCACACTTTGAGTAGGTTGAAATGAGACAATTCTGGATACTTCTATAATTTGTCAATCCAGCTTTTATAGTATGGCAATGAAGCTGCATGCAGAGTTCTAAAGCAGCCATTTCACTAGCAGCAGCTAGTGTACTTACCAGAACGACTGAGTCAACGAAGAAGTTTTCCTCAATTCTAAGGCGAATGAACATATCTAGTGCCTGTTTGGGTCTTCCGTTATGCAGAAGTCCTGAAATAATAGATGTCCATGATACCATACTTTTCATGGTTGATTGATCAAAAGCAGTTCTTGAAGAATTCAAGTCCTCACATCTTGCATACATAGTAATCGTGGCATTAAGTAGAGGAAGCTCTGATCCAAAACCATGAGTTAATACTTGAGCATGAACA
The sequence above is a segment of the Lycium barbarum isolate Lr01 chromosome 6, ASM1917538v2, whole genome shotgun sequence genome. Coding sequences within it:
- the LOC132644747 gene encoding pentatricopeptide repeat-containing protein At4g13650-like; translation: MGRVKDADKLFEKIPERNVVIWSILVHGYSKNGLHEKSVECFNSMRNIGLVPNSFTIVGVLVGVSGLRDLILGQSVHGLIVKLGLEDNSFVGTSLIEVYATCGKINDSCKIFENLKSQGLVPWNAMISAFVHNGLYKEAFLIFNWSRKSDLLPNSMTVMALTHSCVAMESKCLCESVHAMVVKLGLMSDVQVNNSVLFLYSSLMGLPAAWEVFDTMEEKDVISWSTMMSLLVHLEHASDAIKLFFHMRDYDHLILMNLISACGILGNLKMGKSVHAQVLTHGFGSELPLLNATITMYARCEDLNSSRTAFDQSTMKSMVSWTSIISGLLHNGRPKQALDMFIRLRIEENFFVDSVVLVSTLAAASEMAALELCMQLHCHTIKAGLTNYRSIQNCLISTYSKCGDVELANNVFVQMASLRDIVSWNAIINGYGINGHGETALSLFYEFRKSGVPDSATYLSILSACSHSGLVSEGLLLFSHILEENRIRISAEHYGCVADLLARAGYLSDASKFLDGEGKTKTFWKAILNGCVRNGDLNLAEFAVRKFHEQIQKDSGHLVLLSNLYASVGRFKDAEALRLRMEAEKLIKVPGFSILTGNL